The Astatotilapia calliptera chromosome 17, fAstCal1.2, whole genome shotgun sequence genome has a segment encoding these proteins:
- the LOC113008673 gene encoding PRKC apoptosis WT1 regulator protein-like encodes MATGGFKSSAATDFLEEWKAKREKMRAKMLGDIAAATGTPLGASNTNSSRNAVPPPSPPPLPSATEFTNNGNPDRSSSAGNCHPSSYAVARSSSGTSLKRPEEEMHHPVTPSATPGSNLKKALPQPEKTQDSTPMACNDSDKESPSPSSKGKEKKSTGPSARKGKGQIEKRKLREKRRSTGVVNIPSNEVSRGKKRAAIHLNIRMGIIWRPILGLVMFFLYWE; translated from the coding sequence ATGGCCACAGGCGGATTCAAGTCAAGCGCCGCGACGGACTTTTTGGAGGAGTGGAAGGCAAAACGGGAGAAAATGAGAGCCAAAATGCTGGGGGACATTGCCGCAGCCACTGGTACTCCCTTGGGTGCCAGTAATACAAACAGCAGCCGTAACGCCgttcctcctccatctcctcctcctcttccttcggCCACCGAGTTCACCAACAACGGCAACCCGGACCGAAGCTCCTCCGCTGGGAACTGCCACCCCTCCTCCTACGCGGTTGCTCGGTCCTCCTCTGGCACTTCTCTAAAGAGGCCCGAGGAGGAAATGCACCACCCCGTGACACCCTCAGCCACGCCGGGAAGCAACCTGAAGAAGGCCCTGCCTCAGCCGGAGAAGACTCAGGACTCTACTCCCATGGCTTGCAACGACAGTGACAAGGAAAGCCCGTCACCCAGCAGCAAGGGCAAGGAGAAGAAGAGCACCGGGCCCAGCGCCAGGAAGGGGAAAGGACAGATCGAGAAGAGGAAGTTAAGGGAAAAGAGGAGATCCACAGGTGTCGTGAACATACCATCCAATGAGGTGAGTCGGGGGAAAAAGAGGGCAGCGATTCACCTTAACATCAGAATGGGTATAATTTGGAGGCCCATTTTGGGATTGGTCATGTTTTTTCTCTATTGGGAATAA